The genomic DNA GCCATGTCCGTTGTGCCACGCCACGAGTTTGTCCCGCAGGAATTCCTCGACCAGGCCTATGAGAACCACCCGCTTCCGATCGGCCTCGGACAGACGATCTCCCAACCCTACATCGTGGCCTTGATGAGCGAGCAGGCCGACATCCAGCCGGAGGACAACGTGCTGGAGATCGGCACCGGGTCGGGCTACCAGGCAGCGATCCTCTCCCACTTGAGCAGCCGGGTGTACACGATCGAGATCCTGGAGGAACTTGCCGCCTCGGCTGCGGAGCGGTTCTCCAGGTTGGGCTACGGCAGCATCCACACCCGGCACGCTGACGGCTTTGGCGGCTGGCCGGAGCAAGCGCCGTTCGATGCCATTCTGGTCACGGCCGCGCCGGATCACGTACCTCCGCCGCTGCTGGAACAACTTGCGGTTGGCGGGGTGATGGTCGTCCCGATCGGTCCCGTCGGCGGATATCAGGAACTGTGGCGAATCGAGCGACTCGAGGACGGCCAGATCCGGGCCACCAGCCTGGGGGGCGTCCGCTTCGTGCCCCTGCTTCGCGCGCAGGAACTTGGCAGTTAGGGGGGCGCAGCGCGGCTGGCGGCGATCGGCACCACCCAACTTGCCAACCCGTAGGCGGCTGCGCCCAGGAGGATCGTTGGCGCCAGTCCGGCTTCCAGGCTCACTACAGCCGCCAGCACGCCGGCCACGCCCGAGGCGGCCCCGTTGATCGCCCAGGCCCAGGCGATGTGGCCGCCTGCTGGCCCTGTCAGGCGAATCAACCCACCC from Anaerolineales bacterium includes the following:
- a CDS encoding protein-L-isoaspartate(D-aspartate) O-methyltransferase; its protein translation is MISLLDSPAARTAILGAVTGLALASLPACGTRSLPPAASESDPYLAARQAMVEQGVVAWGIEDPAVIEAMSVVPRHEFVPQEFLDQAYENHPLPIGLGQTISQPYIVALMSEQADIQPEDNVLEIGTGSGYQAAILSHLSSRVYTIEILEELAASAAERFSRLGYGSIHTRHADGFGGWPEQAPFDAILVTAAPDHVPPPLLEQLAVGGVMVVPIGPVGGYQELWRIERLEDGQIRATSLGGVRFVPLLRAQELGS